The Chryseobacterium aureum genome contains a region encoding:
- a CDS encoding four helix bundle protein: protein MNDFKRHNFKKLKIWQMGMELSKLTLDITDTFPTYEKYGLKSQMDRCSISIPSNIAEGSSRTNKSFSHFLDISLGSSFELQTQLLLANHRKYLSDEKTEIFEIKIEEFQKATMVFQNTLNRD, encoded by the coding sequence ATGAATGATTTTAAAAGGCACAATTTTAAGAAGCTTAAAATTTGGCAAATGGGTATGGAATTATCAAAGTTGACTTTAGATATTACAGATACTTTTCCAACTTATGAAAAATATGGGTTGAAAAGCCAAATGGACAGATGTTCAATTTCAATTCCTTCAAACATAGCCGAAGGCTCAAGCAGAACAAATAAGTCTTTCAGTCATTTTTTAGACATTTCTTTAGGTTCTTCATTTGAATTGCAAACACAACTATTGTTGGCAAATCATAGAAAATATTTATCTGATGAAAAAACCGAAATCTTTGAAATTAAAATTGAAGAATTTCAAAAAGCGACAATGGTATTTCAGAATACTTTAAATAGAGATTAA
- the tnpA gene encoding IS200/IS605 family transposase: protein MANTYTQIYIQIVFAVKGRQNLISKENREELHQFITGIVSHRNQKLFAVFAMPDHVHILISMNPSLSVSDLVRDIKAGSSKFINEKGWVNGKFNWQEGYGAFSYSKSSVDSVVKYILNQEEHHKNKSFREEYLDFMSKFEIEYDPKYLFEWVND, encoded by the coding sequence ATGGCAAATACCTACACTCAGATTTACATTCAAATTGTTTTCGCTGTAAAAGGGAGACAAAATCTGATTTCAAAAGAAAACAGAGAAGAATTACATCAGTTTATAACAGGCATTGTTTCGCACAGAAACCAAAAATTATTCGCAGTGTTTGCAATGCCGGACCATGTCCATATTCTCATAAGTATGAATCCCTCACTATCCGTTTCAGATTTAGTAAGAGATATTAAGGCGGGTTCTTCAAAATTCATCAATGAAAAAGGATGGGTAAATGGAAAATTTAACTGGCAGGAAGGTTACGGAGCTTTTTCATATTCTAAAAGCAGTGTTGATTCTGTTGTAAAATATATTTTAAATCAGGAAGAACATCATAAAAACAAATCTTTTAGAGAAGAGTATCTGGATTTTATGTCAAAATTTGAAATAGAATATGATCCAAAATATTTATTTGAATGGGTTAATGATTAA
- a CDS encoding ABC transporter ATP-binding protein, with amino-acid sequence MHLQIKQANIGYITTLISNAHADLKLGDVCLLIGNNGVGKTTLIKSILHQIPLQNGEIILNGKNIKNLSVKEIAENIAIVFSKSVIPQHYTVEDLISLGKYIYYPFYFELKKEDREEVAHIIEELALSQYRYTLLKNLSDGNLQKAFIGRAITQNSPVIILDEPTTHLDEKNKIIILKTLRKLAKEQNKLILFSSHDWRLAKEFADKIWYVKEKHLYSGIVEDVLLQHEELTNASLFQINETFIPPFISAPQFHKEMLYSLLQKNFQKDLSDLNFEFQSPFWVITKDSATYQCESFEEIINLVTNIH; translated from the coding sequence ATGCACCTACAGATCAAACAGGCAAATATCGGCTACATTACCACTTTAATTTCCAATGCCCATGCGGATTTGAAGCTTGGTGATGTATGCCTGCTGATTGGTAATAACGGGGTTGGAAAAACAACATTAATTAAATCCATTCTGCATCAGATTCCTCTGCAAAATGGGGAAATTATTCTCAACGGAAAAAATATAAAAAATCTTTCTGTAAAAGAAATTGCGGAAAATATTGCTATTGTCTTTTCAAAATCGGTTATCCCGCAGCATTATACGGTTGAAGATCTGATTTCTCTGGGAAAGTATATCTACTACCCTTTTTATTTTGAGCTGAAAAAGGAAGACCGCGAAGAAGTTGCTCATATCATTGAAGAATTAGCTTTGAGCCAATACCGATATACTCTTTTAAAAAATCTATCGGACGGAAACCTTCAGAAAGCATTTATCGGACGGGCTATTACACAAAATTCGCCTGTTATTATTCTGGATGAGCCCACTACTCATCTGGATGAAAAAAACAAAATCATAATTCTTAAAACCTTAAGAAAACTGGCTAAGGAACAGAATAAACTTATCCTGTTTTCGTCCCACGACTGGCGGCTGGCCAAAGAGTTTGCGGACAAAATATGGTATGTAAAGGAAAAGCATCTGTATTCGGGGATTGTAGAGGATGTTTTGCTGCAGCATGAAGAACTTACTAATGCTTCGTTATTTCAAATTAACGAGACCTTTATTCCCCCTTTTATCTCGGCACCGCAGTTTCACAAGGAAATGCTGTATTCTCTGCTTCAAAAAAACTTCCAAAAAGACTTGTCTGACCTTAATTTTGAGTTTCAGAGTCCATTTTGGGTAATTACTAAAGATTCCGCTACTTACCAATGTGAATCTTTTGAAGAAATTATCAATTTAGTTACAAACATTCATTAA
- a CDS encoding 3-hydroxyacyl-CoA dehydrogenase/enoyl-CoA hydratase family protein produces MKRRIKHVTVLGSGIMGSGIAAHFANIGVEVSLLDIVPFELTEAEQKKGLTKDDKVVRNRIASENFEKLKKASPALLYSPKFADRITIGNFDDDLPKIKNTDWIIEVVVERLDIKKSVYEKIEQFRKPGTLISSNTSGIPIHLLTEGRSEDFKKYFAGTHFFNPVRYLPLLEIIPTNDTDPEIIDFYMNYGAKFLGKTTVLAKDTPAFIANRIGVFSMMDLLHNVQKLGLTVSDVDKLTGPVIGRPKSATFRTADVVGLDTLVMVANGVRQSGAEANDFNDVFALPAYIQKMMDNKWLGSKTEQGFYKKVKNADGKSEIHGLNLDTLEYELQGKSSFPTLELTKSIDKPIDRFKVLIGGKDKAGELYRKSLGALFAYVSHKVPEISDEVYKIDDAMRAGFGWENGPFEIWDAVGVQKGIELAKDAGYEVSDWVKNVETFYKVNDEGQSIYVDKNSGEYSKIPGQDAFIILDNIRKNKTLWSNSGAAIEDLGDGIINFEIRSKMNSLGGEVLDGLNRAIDLAEKEYDGLVIGNQGANFSVGANLAMILMMAIEQDWDDLNMAIAYFQKSMMRVRYSSIPVVVAPHGMTLGGGCEMTMHADRVVAAAETYIGLVETGVGVIPGGGGTKELTLRTSREFHNDDVKNNRLRDAFMNIAMGKVATSAYEAYDMGILEKGKDIVSVSKNRQIAEAKKVAKLLAEQGYTQPIEQKVKVLGKDALGMFYVGTDQMLTGKYISEHDKKIADKLANVMVGGNLSEPTVVTEQYLLNLERETFLQLCGERKTLERIQYMLQNGKPLRN; encoded by the coding sequence ATGAAAAGAAGAATCAAACATGTAACGGTTCTTGGTTCAGGAATTATGGGAAGCGGTATCGCAGCTCACTTCGCCAATATCGGTGTGGAAGTATCACTCCTGGATATTGTTCCTTTTGAACTTACTGAAGCTGAACAGAAAAAAGGTTTGACCAAAGATGACAAGGTAGTAAGAAACAGAATTGCTTCCGAAAACTTTGAAAAACTTAAAAAAGCAAGTCCTGCACTTCTTTATTCTCCAAAGTTTGCAGACAGAATTACAATCGGAAATTTCGATGATGATTTGCCGAAAATAAAAAATACAGACTGGATTATTGAGGTAGTAGTAGAAAGACTTGACATCAAGAAGTCCGTATACGAAAAGATTGAACAGTTCAGAAAACCGGGTACCTTGATTTCTTCTAATACATCCGGGATTCCTATTCATTTGCTTACAGAAGGAAGAAGCGAGGATTTCAAAAAATACTTCGCGGGTACACACTTCTTCAATCCGGTAAGGTATCTTCCTCTCTTAGAAATCATCCCTACTAACGATACAGATCCTGAAATTATTGATTTCTATATGAATTACGGAGCCAAATTCTTAGGTAAAACAACCGTTTTAGCAAAAGACACTCCTGCATTCATTGCCAACAGAATTGGTGTGTTTTCTATGATGGATCTTCTTCACAATGTACAGAAATTAGGTCTTACTGTTTCTGATGTTGATAAATTAACAGGTCCGGTAATCGGCCGTCCAAAATCTGCGACGTTCAGAACCGCTGACGTTGTAGGTCTTGATACTTTGGTAATGGTAGCCAACGGAGTCCGTCAAAGCGGTGCGGAAGCGAATGATTTCAATGACGTATTTGCCCTTCCGGCTTATATCCAGAAAATGATGGATAATAAATGGTTAGGTTCAAAAACAGAGCAAGGTTTCTATAAAAAAGTGAAAAACGCAGACGGAAAATCTGAAATTCACGGATTAAATCTTGATACTCTGGAGTATGAGCTTCAAGGAAAATCATCCTTCCCTACTCTGGAATTAACAAAATCTATTGACAAACCAATTGACCGATTCAAAGTTCTGATTGGCGGTAAAGATAAAGCAGGCGAATTATACAGAAAATCTTTAGGAGCATTATTCGCTTATGTTTCTCACAAAGTTCCTGAAATCTCTGACGAAGTTTATAAAATTGATGATGCTATGAGAGCAGGTTTCGGATGGGAAAACGGTCCGTTTGAAATCTGGGATGCTGTAGGGGTTCAGAAAGGTATTGAACTGGCAAAAGATGCCGGATACGAAGTTTCTGACTGGGTTAAAAATGTAGAAACTTTTTACAAAGTTAACGATGAAGGGCAAAGCATTTACGTTGATAAAAATTCAGGAGAATACAGCAAAATTCCTGGTCAGGATGCATTCATCATCTTAGATAATATCAGAAAAAATAAGACGCTTTGGAGCAATTCAGGGGCAGCGATTGAAGATTTAGGAGATGGTATCATCAACTTCGAGATCCGTTCCAAAATGAACTCTCTTGGAGGCGAAGTTCTTGACGGATTAAACAGAGCCATTGATCTGGCGGAAAAAGAATATGACGGATTAGTAATTGGTAACCAAGGTGCTAACTTCTCTGTAGGTGCTAACCTGGCGATGATCCTTATGATGGCCATTGAGCAGGATTGGGATGATCTGAATATGGCGATCGCTTACTTCCAGAAATCAATGATGAGAGTACGTTACTCTTCTATTCCTGTAGTAGTTGCTCCTCACGGAATGACTTTAGGTGGAGGATGCGAAATGACGATGCACGCTGACAGAGTGGTTGCAGCGGCAGAAACTTATATCGGTCTTGTAGAAACCGGTGTTGGGGTAATCCCTGGCGGTGGAGGTACTAAAGAATTAACTTTAAGAACTTCCAGAGAATTCCATAACGATGATGTTAAAAATAACAGACTTCGTGATGCATTTATGAACATCGCCATGGGTAAAGTAGCCACTTCCGCTTATGAAGCTTACGATATGGGAATCCTTGAAAAAGGGAAAGACATTGTTTCCGTAAGCAAAAACAGACAGATTGCCGAAGCTAAAAAAGTAGCCAAACTATTAGCTGAACAAGGATATACTCAGCCAATTGAGCAGAAAGTAAAAGTTTTGGGTAAAGACGCATTAGGAATGTTCTATGTAGGAACAGACCAGATGCTAACCGGAAAATACATCTCTGAACACGATAAGAAAATTGCCGATAAACTGGCTAATGTAATGGTAGGAGGAAACCTTTCTGAACCAACAGTAGTAACAGAACAATATCTGCTTAATCTTGAAAGGGAAACTTTCCTTCAGCTTTGTGGAGAAAGAAAAACTTTGGAGAGAATTCAGTATATGCTACAAAATGGTAAACCGTTGAGAAACTAA
- a CDS encoding thiolase family protein: MKTAYIVKGFRTAVGKAPKGSLRFTRPDVMAATVIEKLMAELPQLDKNRIDDLIVGNAMPEAEQGLNVARLISLMGLNTDKVPGVTVNRYCASGSEAIAIASAKIQAGMADCIIAGGTESMSYIPMGGYKPVPETDIAKTNPDYYWGMGYTAEEVAKQYNITREEQDQFAFESHMKALKANQEGKFANQIVPIPVEYNFLDENQKLQTKKFDFSVDEGPRADTSLAGLAKLRPVFANGGSVTAGNSSQMSDGAAFVMVMSEEMVKELGLEPQARLVAYAAAGLEPRIMGMGPIYAIPKALKQAGLELKDIDLIELNEAFASQSVAIKKELGLNPDILNVNGGAIALGHPLGCTGTKLTVQLLDEMRRRGNKYGMVSMCVGTGQGAASIFELL; encoded by the coding sequence ATGAAAACAGCATACATAGTAAAAGGGTTCAGAACTGCCGTTGGAAAAGCTCCAAAAGGAAGTTTAAGATTTACAAGACCTGATGTCATGGCGGCTACCGTTATTGAAAAATTAATGGCTGAGCTACCACAATTAGATAAAAACAGAATTGATGACCTTATCGTAGGAAATGCAATGCCGGAAGCTGAGCAGGGGCTGAACGTTGCACGTCTGATCTCTTTGATGGGATTAAATACCGATAAAGTTCCGGGAGTAACGGTAAACAGATACTGTGCTTCAGGAAGTGAGGCAATTGCTATTGCTTCGGCAAAAATCCAGGCTGGTATGGCAGACTGTATTATCGCGGGAGGTACAGAATCTATGTCATACATTCCGATGGGAGGTTATAAGCCGGTTCCGGAAACAGATATCGCAAAAACAAACCCTGATTACTATTGGGGAATGGGTTACACAGCCGAAGAAGTGGCAAAACAATATAATATTACCAGAGAAGAACAGGATCAGTTTGCTTTTGAATCCCATATGAAAGCTTTAAAAGCAAATCAGGAAGGAAAATTCGCTAACCAGATTGTTCCGATTCCTGTAGAATATAACTTCCTGGACGAAAATCAGAAACTGCAGACTAAGAAATTTGATTTTTCAGTAGATGAAGGTCCAAGAGCCGATACTTCTTTAGCTGGTTTAGCAAAACTTAGACCTGTATTTGCCAACGGAGGAAGTGTAACGGCCGGAAACTCTTCTCAGATGAGTGACGGAGCCGCTTTTGTCATGGTAATGAGTGAGGAAATGGTAAAAGAATTAGGACTGGAGCCTCAGGCAAGATTAGTGGCTTATGCTGCAGCCGGATTAGAACCAAGAATCATGGGAATGGGGCCAATTTATGCTATTCCAAAAGCGTTGAAACAGGCTGGTTTAGAATTAAAAGATATTGATTTGATCGAGCTGAACGAAGCTTTCGCCTCTCAATCTGTTGCTATTAAAAAAGAATTAGGCTTAAATCCTGATATCTTAAACGTAAACGGAGGAGCAATCGCCCTTGGACACCCGCTTGGATGTACCGGAACAAAGCTAACAGTACAGCTTCTGGACGAAATGAGAAGACGCGGCAACAAGTACGGAATGGTTTCTATGTGCGTGGGAACAGGCCAGGGAGCTGCTTCTATTTTTGAACTACTTTAG
- a CDS encoding TlpA family protein disulfide reductase, which produces MKKIIFSTLLLTALYSCKKEGQKTENTTAADSLSVSQTTEAEGATTLPTELSPENVSQHLAKNNDTLYVTNFFATWCGPCMREIPSFKSKMEELKGKPVKFTFVNLDDKAEWAGAVKNFATENKLGSSIILLDGQKLDQNFFHNNFKQWDGGSIPFTFMRKGDKTDEYLGMMTEDVLNSKIDSFLK; this is translated from the coding sequence ATGAAGAAGATAATTTTTTCCACGTTACTTCTTACTGCGCTGTACAGCTGTAAAAAAGAAGGTCAGAAAACTGAAAACACCACAGCTGCAGACTCTCTTTCTGTGTCTCAAACTACAGAGGCTGAAGGAGCTACGACCCTTCCCACAGAGCTTTCTCCCGAAAATGTAAGCCAGCATTTAGCAAAAAACAATGACACTCTATATGTGACCAATTTCTTTGCAACCTGGTGCGGCCCATGTATGAGAGAAATTCCAAGCTTTAAAAGTAAAATGGAGGAATTGAAAGGAAAACCTGTAAAATTCACTTTTGTCAACCTTGACGATAAGGCAGAATGGGCTGGTGCTGTGAAAAATTTTGCTACAGAAAATAAGCTGGGAAGCAGCATTATTTTACTGGACGGACAAAAATTAGATCAAAACTTCTTTCATAACAACTTCAAACAATGGGACGGTGGTTCTATTCCTTTCACATTCATGAGAAAAGGAGATAAAACCGATGAATATCTGGGAATGATGACGGAAGATGTATTGAATTCAAAAATTGATTCTTTCCTAAAATAA
- a CDS encoding MarR family winged helix-turn-helix transcriptional regulator, with protein MDNNKEKIENVDLILKQTWLAVSKMYTELAQEHDSTAVQALTLLKIDPKEGTRSTNLGPKMAIEPTSLTRIIKLLEDNGYIYKEKTTTDKREVIIKLTDKGLNSRNMSKEVVVNFNKKVMEKIAPEKLETFKDVMTEIMKIANELLNNRK; from the coding sequence ATGGATAATAATAAGGAAAAAATAGAAAACGTAGATTTAATTTTAAAGCAGACCTGGCTGGCTGTTTCTAAAATGTACACAGAATTAGCCCAGGAACATGATTCCACGGCGGTACAGGCACTCACACTTCTTAAAATTGATCCCAAAGAAGGAACACGAAGTACCAACCTCGGTCCGAAGATGGCTATTGAACCCACTTCATTAACGAGAATTATCAAACTTCTGGAAGATAACGGGTATATCTATAAGGAAAAGACAACCACTGATAAAAGAGAGGTGATCATTAAGCTTACCGATAAAGGTTTAAACTCCAGAAATATGTCTAAGGAAGTCGTTGTGAACTTCAACAAAAAGGTCATGGAAAAAATAGCTCCGGAAAAACTGGAAACTTTTAAAGACGTAATGACCGAAATCATGAAAATTGCCAACGAATTATTGAATAACAGAAAGTAA
- a CDS encoding iron ABC transporter permease — MSKRFKILCLLFAIAIVVSAVINMNTGFLSLGFQDFFQESAHSQIAEIRINRVLVMMLAGISIPTSGFLMQEYFQNPLAGPDILGITSVASLSVAFYIFFSHNILLPEFLQNSFLSLSAIGGSLLLMLILLSMSNRFQDKSYLIILGFLVSAFAGAIVSLLQFYAENQSLKNYILWSFGANNMVTRNQIYVLFILIVTGMLICFRAIKPLIGNSLGNSYAQSLGVNLKQLKLLIIVASSLLSASVTAFLGPILFIGIIVPHFCRLVYNPSKLWQQWILNMLLGILIMLFFSVIAEKTQIPLNVISSVFGIPVILMMLLKQNKV; from the coding sequence ATGTCAAAAAGATTTAAAATCCTGTGTTTGTTATTCGCGATTGCCATTGTTGTAAGTGCTGTCATTAATATGAACACAGGATTTTTAAGCTTAGGCTTCCAGGATTTCTTTCAGGAGTCTGCTCACAGCCAGATTGCTGAAATCCGGATCAACCGTGTTCTGGTAATGATGCTGGCCGGAATTTCAATTCCTACTTCAGGTTTTCTGATGCAGGAATATTTTCAAAATCCTCTGGCGGGACCTGATATACTGGGTATCACTTCGGTTGCCAGCCTGTCTGTTGCCTTTTATATTTTCTTTTCGCACAATATTTTACTTCCTGAGTTTTTACAGAACAGTTTTCTGAGCCTGTCAGCTATTGGAGGAAGCTTGCTGTTAATGCTGATTCTGCTGTCCATGTCTAACAGATTTCAGGACAAGTCGTACCTTATTATTTTGGGGTTTCTGGTATCTGCTTTTGCGGGTGCCATTGTATCTCTTCTTCAGTTTTATGCGGAAAATCAGAGTCTGAAAAACTATATTTTATGGTCGTTCGGAGCGAATAATATGGTAACGAGGAACCAGATTTATGTGCTGTTTATTTTAATCGTAACCGGCATGCTCATCTGTTTCAGAGCCATAAAGCCTCTTATTGGAAACTCTCTGGGCAATTCCTATGCACAAAGTTTAGGGGTAAATCTGAAACAGCTGAAGCTTTTAATCATCGTTGCATCTTCTCTCCTATCGGCTTCTGTTACGGCATTTTTAGGACCTATTTTATTTATTGGAATTATAGTTCCTCACTTTTGCAGGTTGGTTTATAATCCATCCAAATTATGGCAGCAATGGATTCTTAATATGCTGTTGGGAATACTAATTATGCTTTTCTTTTCCGTTATTGCAGAGAAAACACAGATTCCTCTGAATGTAATAAGTTCTGTATTTGGAATTCCTGTAATACTGATGATGCTTTTGAAACAGAATAAAGTTTAA